CGGCAATCTCGATCATGTTCATTTTCGGCGAACCCAGGAAGCGGGCGACGAAAAGATTGGCAGGCCGCTCGTAGAGCTCCTCCGGCGTTCCGACCTGCATCAGGTTTCGGCCATGACCGTCCTTGAGCGGTGCGAAGACGGCGATCCGGTCCCCCATGGTCATCGCTTCGGTCTGGTCGTGCGTCACATAGATCATGGTCGCGCGAATGCGCTCGCGAAGCTGCATGATCTCGCCGCGCATCGACACCCGGAGATCGGCATCGAGGTTCGACAGGGGCTCGTCGAACAGAAAGACCTCGGGGTGCCGGACGATCGCCCGCCCCAAGGCGACGCGCTGGCGCTGCCCGCCCGAGAGTTGCGCGGGGCGGCGGTCGAGATAGGGGCCGAGGTCGAGAATGTCGGCGGCTTCCTTGACCCGCTCGGCGATCTCGGCGGCGGGCCGCCCGGCCATCTTCAGCGGGAAGCCGATGTTGCCGGCCACCGTCATGTGCGGATAGAGCGCATAGCTCTGAAACACCATGGCGACGTTGCGGTCCGAGGGCGCAAGGCCGGTCACCGATCGGCCGCCGATGCGGATGTCGCCCGATGTCGTTTCCTCAAGGCCGGCGATCATCCGGAGCGCGGTGGACTTGCCGCAGCCCGATGGCCCCACGAAGACGATAAACTCGCCATCGTCGACCTTGAGGTCGAGGCCGGCGATCACGCCAACCTTGCCGAAGGACTTGGCAACGGACTTGAATTCGATCTCGGCCATGGTCGTTTCCCGGAAATCTCGAGCGGTAAAGGTTGGGTCAGCCCTTGACGGCGCCGGCGGTCATCGACCGGCCGATCTGTCGGTACATCAGGAGGCCAAGAACGAGGGGCGGCAGGGTTGCCAGGATCATGACCGCAGCGGCCACACCCCAGCGGACGCCGCCGCCGGACGCCGCGAAGAAGAAGGATGCACCGACTGACACCGGCGTCGCGTTGTTAGTGGTCAGCATCAGGCCGAACAGGAACTCGTTCCACGAGTAGATGAAGGCCAACACCGAGGAGGCCGCGACGACGTTAAGCGACATCGGTGCCACGACATAGATGAGAAGCCGCAGCGTCCCAGCGCCGTCGACGCGGCCGGCTTCCTCGATCTCCAGCGGCAGGTCGGCGATCGACGAGACAAACAGCACCAGGACCAGCGGCACGTTGACGAGGCAGAGAATGAGGGCGAGGCCGAAGCGCGTGTCGAGCAGCCCGACCTGCTGGTACATCAGGTAGATCGGGATGGCGAAGATGATCAGCGGCACGGCGCGGAGATTGACGGCGAGCGGCAGCAGCCAGTTGCGCCCCACGCCGAACCGCGCCATGGCGTAGGCGGCGGGGAAGGCCAGCACGATGGCCAGCACCGAACCGATCAGCGAGGCCACAAGGCTGTTGGTCAGGAAGTGCAGGATATCGAAGCGGTCGGCCATGGCGAACACGGCCGCGTAATTGTCGAGCGTCGGCGCCTCGATGATCAGCGAGGCGTTGGTCATGATCTCCGCCTCGCTCTTCAGCGAGGTCACCAGCGTGGCGATCACCGGAAAGTTCAGGATGACGACGGCGGCAACGAACACCAGCCAGCGCAGGGTGTTGACGAGGGTTTTCCTCATAGCGGCGCCTTCCTGGCCGTCAGACCGTTGATGACCCAGAGCACGACGAACGAAGCGACCAGGAGCAGCATCGAGGCGGCAACGGCGAGGCCGATGTCGCCCACCTTGAAGAAGGCCTGGTAGATGTAGATGCTCATCGACGTTGTGGAGCCACCGGCGCCCGGCCCGACCAGGGTGTAGAGATTGTCGAACACCCGGAAGCTGTCGATGAAGCGGATGAAGAAGGTGATGCCGATGGCCGGCAGCATCAGCGGCAAGTCGATGTTGACGAACAGGCGCCGCCCGCGCGCGCCGTCAAGCGCCGCCGCCTCGCGGATATCCGGCGAGATCGCCGCGTAGGACGAGTGCAGGATCAAGAGCGCGAAGGGCGTCCATTGCAGCGTCTCGACGGTCACCAGTGTCGTGAAGGCCCAGTCTCGGCCCAGGAAGGCCGGGAAGTCGCCGTACCACTCAAGAAGGTAGTAGGGCACGGCCCCGACGAACTCATGCAGGATGAGCCGATACATCAGGCCGACCAGAGCCGGCGCCACCATCATCGGCAGCATCAGAAGCGCGATCAGCCAGGGCCGCTTGGCAAACAGCGGCGCCAGAAACACGGCGAGCGCGAGGCCGGCCACCACCTGGATGACGGAAACGATCAGCCCGAAGCGCAGGGAGAACCACGCGGCGCCCCAGAACTCCGGATCGGCCACCGCCTTCGCATAGTTGGACAGACCGATCGGTTCCGGCGCGCGGATGTTCTCGAAGCCGACGCGCGAGATCGAATAGATGATGTCGAGAACGAGGGGAAACCCCAGAAGGGCGATGAGAAAGACCGTGAGCGGGGCGATCAGAAGGCGCCCCTCGAAACGGGAAGTCCGCGGCATACGGGTCTCGTCCTCGAAAGATCGGCGACGGCGGAAAGGTGCCGCACGCCGGCCGGAGAGAGACCGGCGCGCGGAATGGCGGCGCGGCGCTGCTGGCTCAACTGTCGAGTCTACCGCAATCCGCCGGAGTTGGAACAGGGGCGGCAGCGCCGCCCCCGTCCAGATGCGATCAGGGCTTCAGGAGATCGGCCATGCCGGACTTGGTCGCGGCGAGCGCGTCATCGAGCGACTTGTCGCCGGCCCAGTAGGCAGTGAACTCCTTGGCCTGCAACTCGTAGACCTGCAACGCCTTGGCGGCCGTTCCGCCATGCATCACGAAGCCGTAGGCGCCGGCGAACTGACCGAGCTTGACGAGGTCGGGCCGTTCGGCGCTGACCTTGGCCACCACCGCGTCGCTGAGCGCCGGCGAACCGCCGGCCTTGGCATAGATCTCCATGGCGTCGGGCGCACCAAGCCAGTTCAGGAACTTGACGGCGCCTTCCTTGTTCTTGGAGGCCTTGTTGATGCCGAGACCGAGCCCGTGGATGTGGGTGAAGCGGCCTTCCGGACCGGCGGGCGGCGCGACGGTGCCGATCTTGCCGGCGACGGCCGGCGTCTTGTCCTTGTTGTCGAGGTCGCCGAATGCGGCGTTCCACTGCACCATCGTGGCCACCTGGCCGGCACCGAAGGCGGCGTTGGACTCGGCAAACTCGTAGGTGGTCGAGTCCTTGGGCGACGTGCCCTCGTCATAGAGCTTCTTGTAGATGTCGAGCGCCGTGCGATAGGCGGGGCTGTCGACGGTGATCTCGCCCTTGTCGTTCATCCAGTCGCCACCGTGGGCGCGGGCGACCGACTGCCAGACCATCATGTTGAACAACAGATTCTTCATCTGAAGAACCGTGCCGTAGCGGGTCGGGCTGTCCGAATTGATCGACTTGGTGAAGAACAGCGCCGTCGCCATCCAGTCTTCCCAGGTCCAGGCGTCGGGATCCTTGGGGTCGAGCTTCTTGCCGAGGTACTTCTCGGAGATCTCGCCGTATTTCGCCTTCCAGTCGGCGTCGGACAGCAGCTTCTCGATGAGATCGCTGCGATAGTACATGAAGTGCAGCGACAGGTCGGTCGGGATGCCATACTGCTTGCCGTCATACTGCATGGTCGCCAGCACCTTCTCGGGGAAGGTCGCCTTGGAAGCGTCCGGCAGGGTGATCGGGTCCATGAACGGCGCATAGCGGCCGAGGGCATAGGTAGCCAGAAGGTTGATGTCGAAATCGGTCGAGCCGGCAGCGAGGTCGGCGGCCAGCTTGTCGAAGAAGCCGTCACGGTTGAAGAAGATCAGCTTCACCTTGTCGGCGTCGGCCGCGGTGGCGTTATAGGCATCGGCCGCCTTGCGAAGACCGGCCTCCTCCGGCCCGCCCGGCCACCCGAGCACGGTCACCTCGGCCATGGCTCCGGTCACGCCCAACGCCGCGAACAAGGCGGCACTGGTCAGAAGGGTTCTCAGTCGCGTCATTTTGTGTCCCCTTGGATTCTATAATGTGCGACGGGCGAGGTCGGCGGCACCGATCACGCCAGCGGATTTTCCGAGAGCCGCGGCGCGGATCTCGGGCTTCAAGTGTGGCGGCAAGTGCGCCAGTCGCGCTTCGAGGCGCGCGCGGTAGCCGTCGGCGAGGCCGACGCCACCGCCGACGACCATGACGGCCGGATCGAACAGCAGTTGCAGGTTCTGAAGAAGCCGCGCGACCACCTCGACCGAGCGGTCGACCACGGCGGAGGCCCACGCCTCGCCACGGGCTACAGCCGCGAAGACGGCCGGTGCATCGACGGAATGGCCCAGCGCCGCGGCGGCATCGGCCAGAAAACGGCCGCTCGCCAGCGTTTCGAGAGGAACGTCGGTCGTTTCTTGAGTAAGGCCGACCGAGCCGGCGACACCACCGCGACCGACGAGCAACCGCCCGCCAATGACGGCGCCGCCGCCGATACCCGTCGAGACGGTCACGAACAGAAGGTCGCGGCCGGCACCGGCGCCGAAGCGATATTCGCCCCAGGCGGCGGCCTGCGCGTCGTTGTGAAGCACCACCGGCCTGCCGAGGCGCTTCGCCAGCGCGTCGGCCAGCGGATAGTTCGACGACACAGGCAACGTGCCCGGGTTGAGCGCGAACCATCGGCCCTCATGCACGACGCCGGTGACCGCGCCGCCCGCCGCGCCGTATCGTCCCTGCCAGGGGGCGGCCAGTTCGGCGATGGCGTCGCACCAGTCATCCGGATCGAGGTGCCTGTCGGTGGTCCGCTCGCGCGCCTCGATGACGCGGTCACCGTCGACCAGCGCCACCAGTGTCTTGGTGCCGCCGAGATCGAAGGCCAGCGCCGGCTGGGCGGACGCCGCGCGGGCTGCTCCGATGGCGTCGGCAAACCAGTGGGTGATGTGCTCGGGGCGGGTGATCGCCGAACCGACGACGACGCCATGGGCGCCGAGCCGGATCGCCTCGGCCGCTTGCTCCGGCACGCGAATGCGCCCTTCGGCGATCACCGGGCGACCGAGCCGCACGGCGGCGGCGAGCAATGGAAAATCGGGCTCCGACGGTTCCGGACCGCCGGTATAGCCTGCCATGGTGGTGCCCACGACGTCGACGCCGAGCGCCACCGCCGCTTTCGCTTCTTCAATGGTCGAGATGTCGGCCATGGCGAGCTTGCCGCGGGCATGCACGGCCTTGCAGAGATCGGCGACGGACACGGGGCGAACGCGATCGGTCGCATCGAAGGCTATGATGTCGGCGCCGGCGTCGGCCAGCGCGATGACGTCGTCCAGGAAGGGTGTGATGCGCACCGGTGAGGTATCGAGGTCGCGCTTGATCAGGCCGATGATCGGCGCATCCGTCGCCGCCCTGACCGCCTTGAGGTTGGCGATGCCCTCGATGCGAAGTCCGCGCCCACCGGAGGCCAGTGCCGCAAGCGCGAAACCAACCACCTGATCGGGATGATCGAGCGGCCCTTCCGGCACGGGCTGACAGGAAACGACAAGTGATGAGGCGAAGCGTTGGAGGCAGTCGGACACGGTTTCCTCGCTGCTGTTCACTGGGTTAGTGGTAGCAGCGACAGAACCAGTTAGCAACCAGTTTGGACTAAAGGCCTATAATTTGCTCAACTGGTATCAAAGTGATCACGTTCAGTCCTGCGCGCGCAACTCGACGAGGAAATCGTAGCGCTCGCCGCAATAATAGGTGCGCGTGAACTCCACCGGCGTGCCGTCGGCCGTGAAGCAGCGCCGCTCGGCCACCAGCAACGGGGCGCCGACGTCGAGATGAAGCAGCCGGCCATCCTCGACCCCAGCCACGGCGGCCCTCAGTCGCTGCAAGGCCCTGACCGGCCGGCGATCCCGCTCGGCCAGCACGTCGTAGAGCGAACCGGTGACCACTTCCGGGTCGTCCAGCACATCGGCCGGCACCACGGCGTGCTCGATGGCCATCGGCATGCCGTCGCCGGTCCTAAGGCGCTTCAGGCGGCAGACGCGGGCGCCCACCGACAGGTGCAGCGCCATGATCTCCGATGGAGAGGCGGGCCCGACCTCGCGGCTGATCCACATCATGCCCGGCTCGATGCCGCGCGAGCGCATGTCCTCGGAGAAGGACGTGAGGGCCGACAGCGGCTTCTCGACCCGCTCGGCCACGGCGGTACGCGCGCCGTGGCGGCGAATCAGCACGCCGTCTCCGACCAGCGCCTCGATGGCCTTGCGCACCGAGGTGCGGGACACGTCGATCGCCTCGGCGAGATCCCGTTCGCCGGGCAGAACGTCGCTGGTGCCCAGCACCCCCTCGGTAATCGCCTGCCTGAGCGCGGCGGCGAGATCGCGATAGATGACGCCGCTCGAATGCCGATCGAGAGCACCGCGAAGAAACTGGATGAGGGGTGTCTGGCTGAGCGCGATGTCGGACATTGGCCTGCGGAGCGATCGTGAGGTGTGCGTCCGATGTATCAGGTCGGGTCCGAAAGAGAAACACGGCGAGAGGTCATGGAGGCGGCACGTTCCCGCCCAACATTCGCCATGGGCGCCCGGCACGATCCGAGAAGACGCAAGATCAAGGAAATTGGTGCCCCAGGCCGGACTCGAACCAGCACGTTCTCGCGAACAACAGATTTTGAGTCTGCCGCGTCTACCATTTCGCCACTGGGGCAGCGGAGGCGGAATATAGCGGCCGGCTGTCGGCCGTCAACGGGCGATCGGAAAAAGATCGCTTCTCGAAGAGCTTTGCAAGCCAAGCGCCGTGCTTAACAAGGCGGAAAGGTCCGGCGCATAGTGTTGAAAATTATCATTCGCCAGGAAAGCACCCATGCCCATGCGACCGTCCTCAGCCTCTCCGTTCGCCACTGCCGGCGGCGCCCAGGCGATCATCGGCGGCCGCCGCATCGTCGGGCATCTTCTGGGGCGGCGTGCAACGCCACCGGCTGACGTCGGCGACGGCAACGACGCCACGGCCGACGAAGTCCGTCCGGTGGCGCTCGTCATCGACGACAGCCCCATCGCCCGCATGCTGATCTCCAGCATACTCGAATCCTTCGAAGTCGACGTGTTCGAGGCCGGCGGCAGCGCGGAGGCACAGGCCGTCGTCGCCACCTGTCGTCCGGACGTGGTGATCGTCGACTGGACGCTGCGCGCCGAGACGGCCACCGACGTGCTCGACGCCCTTGAAACCCGCTTCTCCGGCGGGCTGCCGCCGGTCGTCATGGTCAGCGCCTCTGCGCGTATGCCGACCGACCTGCGCGCCACCGCGACGCTGCGCAAGCCCTTCACGCCCCGAGAGCTTTACGCGGCGCTCGCCACCGCCTTCTCCGGCAAGGGAGACGGCGCCGCCGAGGCCTGAGCCGATCCGGCAGCGCCAGCAGCGATCACCTGATCGTCAGGCCGACCGGCGGTGCGAAGCCGCCCGTTGCGCCCATCAGCGTTCCCCCGGCGGTGACCACCGGCGGATGGGCGAAGATCAGGCACCAGAACACCTTGTACTTGGAATTCGGGTTGTAGGCCGTGGCGATGCCCATCAGGCTCATCTCCGGATCCTTCATGCCGCGGTCGTGCGGCGGTGACTGCCGCCAACCCGAGAAGGCCTCGGCCAGCGTGTGATACCCGGCCGCCACGTTCTCGCCGGCGTTGGAGAACGGATAGCCGTAACCCTTGAGGCGGGTACCGAGCAGAGATTGGCCATCCACGTTGTGGCCCATCTTGTCGGCCGCCGCCATCTTCCTCGCATAGTCCTCGGCGATGCGGCTGAGACGCGGATCGAG
Above is a window of Pleomorphomonas sp. T1.2MG-36 DNA encoding:
- a CDS encoding ABC transporter ATP-binding protein produces the protein MAEIEFKSVAKSFGKVGVIAGLDLKVDDGEFIVFVGPSGCGKSTALRMIAGLEETTSGDIRIGGRSVTGLAPSDRNVAMVFQSYALYPHMTVAGNIGFPLKMAGRPAAEIAERVKEAADILDLGPYLDRRPAQLSGGQRQRVALGRAIVRHPEVFLFDEPLSNLDADLRVSMRGEIMQLRERIRATMIYVTHDQTEAMTMGDRIAVFAPLKDGHGRNLMQVGTPEELYERPANLFVARFLGSPKMNMIEIAEGQAPAFGTLDLGARPAGHAGRLLLGVRPEDIRIADAGAPGLAGRIGLVEALGAEYYVHVETVAGELIARVMDKRLRPTSGDAVALQPAPGAFHLFDEATGSRIA
- a CDS encoding carbohydrate ABC transporter permease; translated protein: MRKTLVNTLRWLVFVAAVVILNFPVIATLVTSLKSEAEIMTNASLIIEAPTLDNYAAVFAMADRFDILHFLTNSLVASLIGSVLAIVLAFPAAYAMARFGVGRNWLLPLAVNLRAVPLIIFAIPIYLMYQQVGLLDTRFGLALILCLVNVPLVLVLFVSSIADLPLEIEEAGRVDGAGTLRLLIYVVAPMSLNVVAASSVLAFIYSWNEFLFGLMLTTNNATPVSVGASFFFAASGGGVRWGVAAAVMILATLPPLVLGLLMYRQIGRSMTAGAVKG
- a CDS encoding carbohydrate ABC transporter permease — its product is MPRTSRFEGRLLIAPLTVFLIALLGFPLVLDIIYSISRVGFENIRAPEPIGLSNYAKAVADPEFWGAAWFSLRFGLIVSVIQVVAGLALAVFLAPLFAKRPWLIALLMLPMMVAPALVGLMYRLILHEFVGAVPYYLLEWYGDFPAFLGRDWAFTTLVTVETLQWTPFALLILHSSYAAISPDIREAAALDGARGRRLFVNIDLPLMLPAIGITFFIRFIDSFRVFDNLYTLVGPGAGGSTTSMSIYIYQAFFKVGDIGLAVAASMLLLVASFVVLWVINGLTARKAPL
- a CDS encoding ABC transporter substrate-binding protein; amino-acid sequence: MTRLRTLLTSAALFAALGVTGAMAEVTVLGWPGGPEEAGLRKAADAYNATAADADKVKLIFFNRDGFFDKLAADLAAGSTDFDINLLATYALGRYAPFMDPITLPDASKATFPEKVLATMQYDGKQYGIPTDLSLHFMYYRSDLIEKLLSDADWKAKYGEISEKYLGKKLDPKDPDAWTWEDWMATALFFTKSINSDSPTRYGTVLQMKNLLFNMMVWQSVARAHGGDWMNDKGEITVDSPAYRTALDIYKKLYDEGTSPKDSTTYEFAESNAAFGAGQVATMVQWNAAFGDLDNKDKTPAVAGKIGTVAPPAGPEGRFTHIHGLGLGINKASKNKEGAVKFLNWLGAPDAMEIYAKAGGSPALSDAVVAKVSAERPDLVKLGQFAGAYGFVMHGGTAAKALQVYELQAKEFTAYWAGDKSLDDALAATKSGMADLLKP
- a CDS encoding putative N-acetylmannosamine-6-phosphate 2-epimerase encodes the protein MSDCLQRFASSLVVSCQPVPEGPLDHPDQVVGFALAALASGGRGLRIEGIANLKAVRAATDAPIIGLIKRDLDTSPVRITPFLDDVIALADAGADIIAFDATDRVRPVSVADLCKAVHARGKLAMADISTIEEAKAAVALGVDVVGTTMAGYTGGPEPSEPDFPLLAAAVRLGRPVIAEGRIRVPEQAAEAIRLGAHGVVVGSAITRPEHITHWFADAIGAARAASAQPALAFDLGGTKTLVALVDGDRVIEARERTTDRHLDPDDWCDAIAELAAPWQGRYGAAGGAVTGVVHEGRWFALNPGTLPVSSNYPLADALAKRLGRPVVLHNDAQAAAWGEYRFGAGAGRDLLFVTVSTGIGGGAVIGGRLLVGRGGVAGSVGLTQETTDVPLETLASGRFLADAAAALGHSVDAPAVFAAVARGEAWASAVVDRSVEVVARLLQNLQLLFDPAVMVVGGGVGLADGYRARLEARLAHLPPHLKPEIRAAALGKSAGVIGAADLARRTL
- a CDS encoding GntR family transcriptional regulator, whose product is MSDIALSQTPLIQFLRGALDRHSSGVIYRDLAAALRQAITEGVLGTSDVLPGERDLAEAIDVSRTSVRKAIEALVGDGVLIRRHGARTAVAERVEKPLSALTSFSEDMRSRGIEPGMMWISREVGPASPSEIMALHLSVGARVCRLKRLRTGDGMPMAIEHAVVPADVLDDPEVVTGSLYDVLAERDRRPVRALQRLRAAVAGVEDGRLLHLDVGAPLLVAERRCFTADGTPVEFTRTYYCGERYDFLVELRAQD
- a CDS encoding response regulator, whose translation is MPMRPSSASPFATAGGAQAIIGGRRIVGHLLGRRATPPADVGDGNDATADEVRPVALVIDDSPIARMLISSILESFEVDVFEAGGSAEAQAVVATCRPDVVIVDWTLRAETATDVLDALETRFSGGLPPVVMVSASARMPTDLRATATLRKPFTPRELYAALATAFSGKGDGAAEA
- a CDS encoding CAP domain-containing protein, yielding MSGRAFALLPLCAALFLAACQSAPPPPAKPAFYEDLASPTARVDENKALSMLNQYRAQSGIAPLTLDPRLSRIAEDYARKMAAADKMGHNVDGQSLLGTRLKGYGYPFSNAGENVAAGYHTLAEAFSGWRQSPPHDRGMKDPEMSLMGIATAYNPNSKYKVFWCLIFAHPPVVTAGGTLMGATGGFAPPVGLTIR